A stretch of the Lolium perenne isolate Kyuss_39 chromosome 3, Kyuss_2.0, whole genome shotgun sequence genome encodes the following:
- the LOC139838046 gene encoding uncharacterized protein yields MIAAPPWGSHRRLDFGPSDRAEVARSRPAIPSRARGPPADPHFIHGSCKARLARSCEEKRAPQPHPRPRPFVLPLPRERRRLLRLLPQSLARRRRCASLAARRSAPPLRARPPRPPSSPAAASSRRLAILPAILSADAASSSAPLPLPPQRRRPCFLSAPPLPTARFSRRRPMGRAREGVTWRRGRTGWRPWRGPRGVAEQQPLAAASSAPSGEVVWPSSSISSRLYCINIS; encoded by the exons ATGATTGCTGCACCCCCATGGGGCTCTCACAGGCGTTTGGATTTTGGGCCGTCCGATCGAGCTGAGGTGGCGCGATCTCGGCCAGCCATTCCATCCAGGGCGCGAGGCCCTCCCGCAGACCCGCATTTTATCCATGGGTCGTGTAAAGCCCGCCTGGCCCGGTCGTGCGAGGAGAAACGAGCGCCCCAGCCACACCCACGCCCGCGCCCCTTCGTTCTCCCTCTTCCTCGTGAGAGGCGGCGGCTGCTGCGCCTCCTCCCCCAATCCCTCGCCCGGCGGCGCCGCTGCGCCTCCCTTGCCGCCCGCCGCTCCGCGCCCCCGCTCCGCGCCCGTCCTCCGCGCCCGCCCTcgtcgcccgccgccgcctccagccgccgCCTCGCCATCCTCCCGGCCATCCTCAGCGCCGACGCCGCCTCCTCCTCAGCGCCGCTGCCCCTGCCTCCTCAGCGCCGCCGCCCCTGCTTCCTCTCCGCGCCGCCTCTACCGACCGCGCGCTTCAGCCGTCGGCGGCCCATGGGAAGAGCACGAGAGGGTGTGACATGGAGAAGGGGGCGCACAGGATGGCGACCATGGAGGGGGCCGCGCGGGGTGGCCGAGCAGCAGCCGTTGGCGGCGGCCTCCTCTGCCCCGAGCGGGGAGGTGGTGTGGCCTTCATCGTCGATTAGCAGCAG GTTATACTGCATCAACATCTCGTGA